The genomic interval ttgattgtttctcatatgtgccttgaccgggcaagcctgggttttgaacaggtgacctcagcattccaggttgacactttatctactgtgccaccccAGATCAGGCAGAGAGTTAGGTttttatagagaaataaatagataagCACATAGCACAGTCGTTGGCACATAGAatgtgctcaacaaatgttaTCTTCCATTTTAATATTAACTTTCCTAATTTAATTCTGAAATGGTAAATCTAAATCACTTTTAAGAAAAGTGTTGACCCCTTAAATGCTTAAAATAGTGAATGTTTATTgataaaagtcaaaataaattgaaatgtttttaacCTTCATCAAATAAATTTCTTTGAACTTGGACATGGGTATCTCAGGCTATATCACAAAGTTCTTTGAATCTTTTTTGTGTTaggataaaaatgaattaaataaacattttgctTACTCTGAGGTCATATCTGacttaaatattttccaaaattgacTTTAGTATACAGGTCTTAGTTCCAGTGTTTTGTTTGTACAGTTAAATACATTAAATTCAGCAATTTAGTGTGGGTGTGGGCAGGGATTGGACAGATTGTTGAGTGATTTTTAACTTCTATTAATCAAAATACAACTATTttagagaacaaaaataatagcTATATTGCTTGAGTTCATGAAGACTTAGctgatttttaataattaataagttTTTTCTGCCAGTGAGCATTATATTACTGCTGACTTTTTAGTGTCATAGTACCTGGTGGTAGTTTCTCTGCAGGTTTTAAAGGTGTatcccagttttgttttgtttttttctgtcctgTCCATAGGAAATAATCCTTACAAATGCTAGAGGGAGAATACCTTTAGAGATCCATACATGCCATTAATATGTTATAAGGATTGGTCAGTCCCATTGTCTTCTTTTGTCAATCTTGATCGGAGCTTGCCGAGTGAGTCTATAAGCCTGCATGTGCCTGGCAACTGTTACCTAGTGACAGTTTCAGCTGCAGTAGCCATTGGCTGTGCTGTTGATTGGGGCAGGAGGACCGAGTCACCTTTTTGATGGTGAGTTCTGCATCAGCTcaggctgaggaggaggagcCGGGCTCCGGCTCAGGTGGAGGCAGTGATGCTGAGCGATTGTGAAGAATATCCCGACAGCATCCTGGGAACTGCATCACAGTGAGTCGGACTTCTGAATCAAGCAGCCCAGCCTAGCAGCTGATAAGAGTGAATGCAGGTGAGAAGCATTGCCTTATTCCTGTAACAAGAGAACTATTTTGTGACAAGTGAAACTGGGAATGTGCAAGGAGGCATATCCTGTGGCTGTTTTCAAAGGAGAGGGACTTCCCTGAATGACTTGGTTATGCACGAGAAAATAACTTTCAGAAGAGTGCCGCTGCATTGTTCCTgaagaaatgtctttatttttaatgcatggTATTTCTGCAAAAGGTATGACAACAGAGGCTGACAAGCGACTCTCTGAAATGCCTGTACTTTAAAAAAGACTTTGACAATGTTAACCTTATACCAGAACGACCTTGGAAGCATTTGGGTGGATTCCATCCTGCCAGCCTTTCAGTATTTCAGACTCTTTAAACTCATCTTTGTGCGTTAGAGGTATTTTAACACAAGACTATCTTACAGCCTACCTAATGGCCCCTGTGTTAATTGAGCACTTGCTCAAAATAGAAAGCAGAAATAGAAGAgacatttcttaaaacatatgGCTGCTACATAACTGCAAATATAACAAGGTAATTTTCCACTTTTCAGAAAATTTAGTTGAAGTAATGATTTAATGTGTTAATCATCTAATGAAAATAGGAAAGGTGGAAAAGCATATATTATCATGCCTACTAGAAATACCTAAGTAATAAATAATGGCAGCATTTCTAATCAAATAAGCACAGAGTAGATAGGAAAGTTTCTGTTATTGTCTGAatttcatatatattcatatgtatatatatgagatATAGGTGTGGTTACAAGGAGAGCAAAAACTTTTAGCTATGTTTCATGATCGTGCTTCATTTATAAGGAAGGTGGCATATCAGATAATAAAAGCTGAAATTAAtagcaaaaattatttattttccttttgaaaaggaagaaggataAATTACATTGTTACTGGTAGCACCAGTAATTGTAATAGACTAAAGCTGTTTTCTTCtgaatgcttaaaaaaaatgcatgcagAATGAAAACTTCAcaagtttattatattttatcaggTGTTAACCCATTGCATATTATCTTCCCTAATGGAGCTAtgggtttattttattcttataagcTCTATGGCAATCTGGAgtctgttacctctgttctgctcctTTGTACACAAATACAGATGAGTCTTTTGGAATTAACCTTTTCGGGAAagggggtgatggtggtggttcctattagctttatttatttattttaaatttgaataatatattttatttagtccatcttattagctttttaaagaaatgagagagaaatggATCATGAAGTGGATCCACCAGCATCAAACCCTCATTTGAGCCCAAAGACTCTCTTTGTCACAATGAACTTTTTCTTAGCTTTCCAACCAAATCTGAGAccttaattatttaaattctaaaatgtgAATCCACTACTTATGATAGACGAAACAGGAAGTCTGAGACAATttcagactttttcttttctcattctttctagtTGATCCCTAAGAAACAGCCTTTCTGAGGAGGACAAACTGCTCACAGAAGCTTTTCTTCTTCCGTTGGCAAttgatattttgtttctttttgcagATTTAGTTTTTCCTAGTGCAAGGTAATAAATCCATCTTCTCTAGAAGTGCCTTGTGTCTGCagaaatttgttgagaccaccaGAGGAAGCTCATGAGTGACCTTTTCCACCTCCTCTGTAGTttattcccctccctcccccgaaGCTGAGGTGTGTCACTGCTGCACTGAGGCTGATGAAGAGATGTGAGTCCTCTCTGGGATGCTCAGCAGTGACAGAGGCACTTGCCACCATCTCCCAAAACTggtcctgggacactcaggtgcagaGTGTAACAGATGCTGGGAGGCCACCAGCTTGCTgtagccaaggctgcaggttcccTTAACTCCAAGCCATGAATGAATCCAGGTGGACTGAATGGAGGATCCTCAACCTGAGCAGTGACCTTGTGAATGTGTCCGAGCGTCACTCTTGCCCACTTGGATTTGGCCACTACAGTGCAGTGGACGTCTGCATCTTTGAGACAGTTGTTATCGTCTTGCTGACTTTCCTGATCATTGCTGGGAATTTAACGGTCATCTTTGTCTTTCACTGTGCTCCACTCTTACACCATTATACCACCAGCTATTTCATCCAGACGATGGCATATGCTGATCTGTTCGTGGGGGTGAGCTGCTTGGTTCCTACCCTCTCACTTCTGCACTACTCCACAGGCATCCACGAGTCGTTGACTTGCCAGGTGTTTGGATATATCATCTCGGTTCTCAAAAGTGTTTCTATGGCATGTCTTGCTTGCATAAGTGTGGATCGTTATCTTGCAATAACCAAGCCTCTTTCCTACAATCAACTGGTCACCCCTTGTCGACTGAGAATTTGCATTATTTTGATCTGGATCTACTCCTGCCTAATTTTCTTGCCTTCCTTTTTTGGCTGGGGGAAACCAGGTTACCACGGTGACATTTTTGAATGGTGTGCCACCTCTTGGCTCACCAGTGCCTATTTTActggttttattgtttgtttactttATGCCCCCGCTGCCTTTGTTGTCTGCTTCACTTACTTCCACATTTTCAAGATCTGCCGGCAGCACACCAAAGAGATTCATGACCGGAGGGCCCGGTTCCCTAGCCACGGGGTGGATGCCTCTGGAGAGACTGGACACAGCCCCGACCGTCGCTATGCCATGGTCCTGTTTCGTATAACCAGTGTGTTTTACATGCTGTGGCTTCCCTATATCATTTACTTTCTTCTGGAGAGCTCCCGGCTCTTAGACAATCCAACATTGTCCTTCCTAACAACTTGGCTTGCTATAAGTAATAGTTTCTGTAACTGTGTAATATACAGCCTTTCCAACAGTGTTTTCCGGCTAGGCCTCCGAAGGCTGTCGGAGACCATGTGCACGTCTTGTATGTGTCCGAAGGAACAGGACACCCGGGACCCCAAACCCAGGAAACGGGCTAATTCCTGTTCCATTTGAAGAGAACTGCACGATAAATCAAGTGTAATATGACAGTGGTTTTGGATCATAGTCTTGATGCATCTGGAAATCTGCCACTGGAGAAATATTTACTTGAATAGATGACTATGAGATGAAGGGACTAAAGGtttcttccccccttttttcctggAGGAAAAAACTAAAGTAGAGGATGTATAGGGAGTAATCTCATGAGATAATTTTAGCGTGTGAGTATAAATGTGCAGTAATAGGAAAAATTAGGCACTGGGGTGACAAAAGTATATCAGATCTTCCAAGGAACGTGAGCAAAGCCCCTcagtgtctctgtctccctctctgtgactgaactctcttctctgtctttgtctcttgtcctgtctctgtctctctcgctcccATTGTGTTTATGGAAATTAGTTACATCAATTGCCCTCTAGAGAAAAAtgctacatattatatatgtgaCAAAGTATAATGTTTGGCATCAAAGTGGACTTTTAAACACGCTGTTCTAAAATTCCTAAGTAGTCTCATGGAGGATGGATGCATAGTAAGCACTATATTTTAGTACCCGCCACACAACCTTTTGCTTGTGTTTTATAATCTCTGCAGCACAAATTTTCTACTATAagcaaaaagaacagtatttttctttcttcagggtAAAATTatgctccccacccctccttcctgacAGTctgctatatttttctttgtctacaTTCTTTGGTACCTTAATCCAGAAGTGTCTTAGCtaatgaaagaatatataacaTAAAGCAATCATAATGTTAGATAATTTTTCCTTTCAACAAAGCAATCAATAACCTGTTTGAGATAgtgtgttaaatatttttaatggctttggaaacattttttctgattccttttaaattatttcatgtgCCCAATGTGGTGTCCTTTTTGCTATAGTAAAGCTTTGTTTTCCTGTAAGACAATCCACAAATAATTCTAATGCAATGCAGAGTACTGCCCCAGAAGTGAAGCATCCCTCTTAAACCTACTTGttgtgtctctttctttttttaagagtaaaataTTGACCTTTTTGTGTTAGGTCTCCAAACTTACTGTTCTGTCCACTAATCATTTGTGTGATATGTGTTTGCACATTCTATATTTTTtacaacaaagaaaaagtaaatgttatTATGTGATCTGTGCCTAATGTTTTCTTAGCACAATATATAGATCAATCAATGTTGCTTAAGTCACCAACAttggaaaatatatacaaaaacttCTTTTAAGAGGAAAATACTTTTGTGTAGCTgttatttagatatttatattaGATCAAGCTGCATTCTTAGTGTTGCTGAGAATATAAATACTTAATTATGAAATACCAGTAAGAGCTTTCAGCATTTTCTTTTGTAATGATCTGTTTTCATATTCAGAGATTAAATTAGCTTATTTTTTAGTGTGCTACATGGAATTGTGTAATAATTCTTCAGGGGTTTAGatgtagccaaatggcgtttggAAATTAGTAGTGAAGCAGGTGTGAGTGTAAAACATCTAagtcttacttttttttactataattttcctgcctgacagatattttaaaatttatatcaaacTACTGAGTATTTTTCTTCTCAGCATTTTTGATTTGTTTATGAAATGCATTAATGAAATGTGCCCGTGGAAGCCAACCATGTTGCACACTGGTGGTTTGACTTCAGAGGTCCTTTAGTAGAAATGTCCTAATTTTATTGAGGTTGTTCTGAACCcctgtatatttttaaacatgtaagaaagtttaaaataaagaataaaatagcattcTATACATCAAAGTCAGACTTCGCCTCAGTTTAATACAATACTTAATTTGCAGTAAGAGTTTACTTATTTGGGATAAAAATTTAACTGTTTTACATTTCTGTGGTTTGGGTTGTTTATATTAATTCTTGTTCTCTGTTTGCTGGCAACATCTTGGAAAAGTTGAAATGCCCCTTTAAAGTTTAGACagttaaaggaaaacaaagaacaagaaaaagtgtATGTGCAGTTAGAAAAGACTCAGTAAGTCCCCAGTACAGAAAACCCAAGGTGATGTTTATGGCATTTTCCTCTTCTGGCTTTttctcataataataataataaccgtTGTGTGTCAGGCACcgtgttgagttttacatgtaACATTGAGTCCTTCCTATGACCCTTTGCAATTGCTATTGTTATTCTCATTGTAGAGTCAAGGAAGGCAAAGAAAACTGACTTGGCCAAAGTCACTCAGGAAGGCCAGTGGCAGGGTTCATTCACCCCCAGCTGGCCTGGAGCCAGAGCTGTACACCTGCCCCCTGTGCTGTACTGCTTGCCCCCAGGAGCCAGCAAACCTTTGTAcctctgtttctactttttcCCTATGAAatgtctattatttcttttttctcacttGAATCTTCTACTTCACCTCTTTTCTTGTGATATATTTCCCTTGATCTTACAAGTTTCTTTGATGAAAACAGCAATCCTAATATGCCCAAACTTGGCGGGTTTGTCTATAATCAAACTGAAACCCCAGGGCATGGCATTTCCTTGACATTACCgttgttcatttttgttgttttctttgaatagcTTTTTCAAATCTCTATAAATTTCTTATTGGTAGACATATTtttgaagaagaggagagaaggaaggcttTATTGTAGGCCGATAGGGGAGCCTCTGTGAGGCCAGTTCTGGGTTTAGATTCTCCATTTATTGTAATGTTTCCTGTGCAACTCTGGTATAAGCCATTAACTGCCTTCTGATATACTTCAGTATGTGTTTATATAATAAGGTAATATGTTGAAACTGCTCTTTTTTAGATTAATGTGTTTTATAAACAGAAAGCAAAGCCATTATTCTCATCATTATATTGTATTCTGTGGTAATTATCCAATTTGATTATAAACAATAGACAAACAGTAATACTATATTCTATTACTTAAGGATTTCATTATCTGTGGAGTTGTTTTCTAAAATTCTACAGTATTCAAAGCCTTTATAACCTACTAGTATATGAAAGCTGGATTGAAATCCTGGCCATTATAAGCTGTTTGTGAATGTTCTAAGTCCTCAGTTGTGTCCTCAGTGAAATCCAGAGGCTTATACCTTCCTGTTCAGCCAGCTGGATTTGAGGACTCAATGAGATAATGCAGTCCCTGTGCTCAGTGTGGCCACTGGCACCTAGGAAGGTTCTGAATGCTGTAGCTgctattattttatatctttctggCTTCCATATTTATTGCCATCACAACAGCTATCActgattctaattttaaaatattgtattttataacaGTTAATCCATTGA from Saccopteryx leptura isolate mSacLep1 chromosome 2, mSacLep1_pri_phased_curated, whole genome shotgun sequence carries:
- the GPR52 gene encoding G-protein coupled receptor 52, producing MNESRWTEWRILNLSSDLVNVSERHSCPLGFGHYSAVDVCIFETVVIVLLTFLIIAGNLTVIFVFHCAPLLHHYTTSYFIQTMAYADLFVGVSCLVPTLSLLHYSTGIHESLTCQVFGYIISVLKSVSMACLACISVDRYLAITKPLSYNQLVTPCRLRICIILIWIYSCLIFLPSFFGWGKPGYHGDIFEWCATSWLTSAYFTGFIVCLLYAPAAFVVCFTYFHIFKICRQHTKEIHDRRARFPSHGVDASGETGHSPDRRYAMVLFRITSVFYMLWLPYIIYFLLESSRLLDNPTLSFLTTWLAISNSFCNCVIYSLSNSVFRLGLRRLSETMCTSCMCPKEQDTRDPKPRKRANSCSI